A stretch of the Ostrea edulis chromosome 9, xbOstEdul1.1, whole genome shotgun sequence genome encodes the following:
- the LOC125657905 gene encoding uncharacterized protein LOC125657905 isoform X1 → MSEMKPTCKEEIQNKKRAGLTLAILLLFVVTLGICSCLLVLCIKLTDEVHSLMGRVNNMSRILYSSKLYNGNSTSMESASILDFEKIQNKSNAHMGSNKETPSMTFRVKKTKRFLSGAPSLELLRSNLDSGVTAVHYVPHEYRDISGKAGTPCRGTCCSVWSGTFCANQTFLSTDPHHGVLFFKPSPWMEVQHIEEVTPLLQSQTDTSLFTVTKSGIHLLYLNILIQATKSSHDIAIYIDSDRKLDCRESLDYVRSDASNPFMYSKGKTCSISGVFFLQQSSLLSIRILTTNTAVILKPENTNFGVVLLKT, encoded by the exons ATGAGCGAAATGAAACCAACTTGTAAGGAAGAAATCCAAAACAAAAAGCGAGCAGGGCTCACGCTCGCAATTTTGTTGCTGTTTGTGGTGACCCTAGGAATATGCAGTTGTTTGCTCGTGCTTTGCATAAAGCTGACAGATGAAGTACACAGCTTAATGGGCAGAGTGAATAATATGAGCAGAATCTTGTATTCTTCAAAACTTTACAATGGGAATAGTACG AGTATGGAGTCCGCATCaatattagattttgaaaaaatacaaaataaatcgAACGCTCATATGGGTAGCAACAAGGAGACGCCTTCTATGACCTTTAGAG TTAAGAAAACGAAGAGATTTTTGTCTGGAGCTCCAA GTTTGGAATTGCTGAGAAGTAAT CTCGATTCGGGAGTAACTGCCGTCCACTATGTCCCGCACGAGTACCGTGACATCTCTGGGAAAGCAGGTACACCATGTAGAG gtaCCTGCTGTTCTGTCTGGTCAGGAACTTTCTGTGCAAACCAAACATTCTTGAGCACTG ATCCTCACCATGGTGTCTTGTTTTTCAAACCCTCACCATGGATGGAGGTGCAGCATATAGAAGAGGTCACGCCCCTGTTACAGAGCCAGACAGACACAAGTCTATTCACGGTCACCAAGTCTGGAATCCATCTTCTATACCTCAAC ATACTGATACAGGCTACCAAATCATCACACGACATAGCAATTTACATCGATAGCGATCGAAAGCTGGACTGTCGTGAAAGTCTTGACTACGTCAGATCTGATGCCTCGAATCCCTTTATGTACTCAAAAGGCAAAACCTGCAGTATATCCGGAGTATTCTTCTTACAACAAAGCAGTCTGCTCTCCATCAGAATCCTTACCACAAACACGGCGGTCATACTCAAGCCAGAAAATACAAACTTTGGGGTAGTATTGCTGAAAACATGA
- the LOC125657905 gene encoding uncharacterized protein LOC125657905 isoform X3, with the protein MSEMKPTCKEEIQNKKRAGLTLAILLLFVVTLGICSCLLVLCIKLTDEVHSLMGRVNNMSRILYSSKLYNGNSTSMESASILDFEKIQNKSNAHMGSNKETPSMTFRVKKTKRFLSGAPSLELLRSNLDSGVTAVHYVPHEYRDISGKAGTCCSVWSGTFCANQTFLSTDPHHGVLFFKPSPWMEVQHIEEVTPLLQSQTDTSLFTVTKSGIHLLYLNILIQATKSSHDIAIYIDSDRKLDCRESLDYVRSDASNPFMYSKGKTCSISGVFFLQQSSLLSIRILTTNTAVILKPENTNFGVVLLKT; encoded by the exons ATGAGCGAAATGAAACCAACTTGTAAGGAAGAAATCCAAAACAAAAAGCGAGCAGGGCTCACGCTCGCAATTTTGTTGCTGTTTGTGGTGACCCTAGGAATATGCAGTTGTTTGCTCGTGCTTTGCATAAAGCTGACAGATGAAGTACACAGCTTAATGGGCAGAGTGAATAATATGAGCAGAATCTTGTATTCTTCAAAACTTTACAATGGGAATAGTACG AGTATGGAGTCCGCATCaatattagattttgaaaaaatacaaaataaatcgAACGCTCATATGGGTAGCAACAAGGAGACGCCTTCTATGACCTTTAGAG TTAAGAAAACGAAGAGATTTTTGTCTGGAGCTCCAA GTTTGGAATTGCTGAGAAGTAAT CTCGATTCGGGAGTAACTGCCGTCCACTATGTCCCGCACGAGTACCGTGACATCTCTGGGAAAGCAG gtaCCTGCTGTTCTGTCTGGTCAGGAACTTTCTGTGCAAACCAAACATTCTTGAGCACTG ATCCTCACCATGGTGTCTTGTTTTTCAAACCCTCACCATGGATGGAGGTGCAGCATATAGAAGAGGTCACGCCCCTGTTACAGAGCCAGACAGACACAAGTCTATTCACGGTCACCAAGTCTGGAATCCATCTTCTATACCTCAAC ATACTGATACAGGCTACCAAATCATCACACGACATAGCAATTTACATCGATAGCGATCGAAAGCTGGACTGTCGTGAAAGTCTTGACTACGTCAGATCTGATGCCTCGAATCCCTTTATGTACTCAAAAGGCAAAACCTGCAGTATATCCGGAGTATTCTTCTTACAACAAAGCAGTCTGCTCTCCATCAGAATCCTTACCACAAACACGGCGGTCATACTCAAGCCAGAAAATACAAACTTTGGGGTAGTATTGCTGAAAACATGA
- the LOC125657905 gene encoding uncharacterized protein LOC125657905 isoform X2, with the protein MKPTCKEEIQNKKRAGLTLAILLLFVVTLGICSCLLVLCIKLTDEVHSLMGRVNNMSRILYSSKLYNGNSTSMESASILDFEKIQNKSNAHMGSNKETPSMTFRVKKTKRFLSGAPSLELLRSNLDSGVTAVHYVPHEYRDISGKAGTPCRGTCCSVWSGTFCANQTFLSTDPHHGVLFFKPSPWMEVQHIEEVTPLLQSQTDTSLFTVTKSGIHLLYLNILIQATKSSHDIAIYIDSDRKLDCRESLDYVRSDASNPFMYSKGKTCSISGVFFLQQSSLLSIRILTTNTAVILKPENTNFGVVLLKT; encoded by the exons ATGAAACCAACTTGTAAGGAAGAAATCCAAAACAAAAAGCGAGCAGGGCTCACGCTCGCAATTTTGTTGCTGTTTGTGGTGACCCTAGGAATATGCAGTTGTTTGCTCGTGCTTTGCATAAAGCTGACAGATGAAGTACACAGCTTAATGGGCAGAGTGAATAATATGAGCAGAATCTTGTATTCTTCAAAACTTTACAATGGGAATAGTACG AGTATGGAGTCCGCATCaatattagattttgaaaaaatacaaaataaatcgAACGCTCATATGGGTAGCAACAAGGAGACGCCTTCTATGACCTTTAGAG TTAAGAAAACGAAGAGATTTTTGTCTGGAGCTCCAA GTTTGGAATTGCTGAGAAGTAAT CTCGATTCGGGAGTAACTGCCGTCCACTATGTCCCGCACGAGTACCGTGACATCTCTGGGAAAGCAGGTACACCATGTAGAG gtaCCTGCTGTTCTGTCTGGTCAGGAACTTTCTGTGCAAACCAAACATTCTTGAGCACTG ATCCTCACCATGGTGTCTTGTTTTTCAAACCCTCACCATGGATGGAGGTGCAGCATATAGAAGAGGTCACGCCCCTGTTACAGAGCCAGACAGACACAAGTCTATTCACGGTCACCAAGTCTGGAATCCATCTTCTATACCTCAAC ATACTGATACAGGCTACCAAATCATCACACGACATAGCAATTTACATCGATAGCGATCGAAAGCTGGACTGTCGTGAAAGTCTTGACTACGTCAGATCTGATGCCTCGAATCCCTTTATGTACTCAAAAGGCAAAACCTGCAGTATATCCGGAGTATTCTTCTTACAACAAAGCAGTCTGCTCTCCATCAGAATCCTTACCACAAACACGGCGGTCATACTCAAGCCAGAAAATACAAACTTTGGGGTAGTATTGCTGAAAACATGA
- the LOC125657907 gene encoding uncharacterized protein LOC125657907 yields MSEPKKKVEYIYSTTLSAFCVAKHALLVIVLFYLVWSAYEISALKSEVRELSRIVASIPFPESKDAATNSVELVSTVGVVEVERFRLRRSVNKDKKPRQKLNKKRRKNRRRRCKCPAGPQGPRGEKGKTGSPGVQGAPGNIRAAHFVTSPPNTRDCILDENTVYCPTNKTFWSSEKNMLIPYFQEAEWMKNKHLNMIMKQNTDRSAFEVLQAGLYLLYVQIEKFTKDPREYFGLFVSDKRVFHCADSIDNYQPSEISEFFNAKEKTCNMMGLHYLNKGDIVQIKILTRNTPVSISHDKTFFGALLFS; encoded by the exons ATGTCTGAACCGAAAAAGAAAgtagaatatatatattctacaaCGTTATCTGCATTTTGTGTTGCGAAGCACGCACTGCTTGTCATTGTGCTCTTCTACTTGGTTTGGTCGGCATACGAAATATCAGCTCTGAAGAGCGAAGTGAGGGAACTTTCCAGAATCGTAGCATCCATTCCTTTCCCTGAAAGCAAAGATGCTGCAACA AATTCTGTTGAGTTAGTTTCCACTGTCGGTGTTGTAGAAGTGGAAAGATTTCGTCTAAGGAGAAGCGTCAATAAAG ATAAAAAGCCAAGGCAGAAGCTAAACAAGAAACGCAGGAAAAATAGACGCAGAAGATGTAAATGTCCCGCTGGTCCACAGGGACCTCGCGGAGAGAAGGGAAAAACGG GAAGCCCAGGTGTACAAGGTGCTCCT GGAAACATCAGAGCTGCTCATTTTGTAACCAGTCCACCGAATACCAGAG ATTGCATTCTTGATGAAAACACCGTTTACTGTCctacaaataaaacattttggAGTTCAG AAAAAAACATGCTTATTCCATATTTTCAAGAGGCTGAGTggatgaaaaataaacatctaAACATGATAATGAAACAGAATACAGACAGATCCGCATTTGAAGTGCTTCAGGCAGGACTCTATCTTTTGTATGTCCAg ATAGAGAAGTTTACAAAAGATCCCAGAGAATACTTCGGGCTTTTTGTTTCGGATAAAAGGGTTTTTCACTGCGCTGACAGTATTGACAATTACCAACCAAGCGAGATTTCGGAGTTTTTCAATGCAAAGGAGAAGACTTGCAATATGATGGGGTTGCATTATTTAAACAAAGGTGACATCGTACAGATCAAAATACTTACACGAAACACACCAGTATCAATAAGTCATGACAAAACCTTCTTCGGTGCCCTTTTATTCTCTTAG